A window of Longispora fulva contains these coding sequences:
- a CDS encoding NUDIX domain-containing protein, whose amino-acid sequence MNPERAGWLEPAEWYASLPSFLASATAVITDPQSRVLLVKPNYREHWNLPGGVLQGDEPPNLACAREVREELGVEPVLGALLVVDWVAPTDIRRAWFGFVFDAGTVVSPDDIALQNDELDGFEFVEPAEAYSRLTRNTADRLRSALGAKATGRTVNLVNGTVVSASA is encoded by the coding sequence GTGAATCCAGAGCGTGCCGGCTGGCTGGAGCCGGCTGAGTGGTACGCGAGCCTGCCGAGTTTCCTGGCGTCGGCCACGGCGGTGATCACCGATCCGCAGAGCCGGGTGCTGCTGGTCAAGCCGAACTACCGTGAGCACTGGAATCTGCCGGGCGGAGTGTTGCAGGGCGATGAGCCGCCGAATCTGGCGTGTGCCCGGGAGGTCCGTGAGGAACTGGGTGTCGAGCCGGTGCTGGGTGCGTTGCTGGTCGTGGACTGGGTGGCGCCCACCGATATCCGCCGGGCCTGGTTCGGATTCGTCTTCGACGCCGGCACAGTCGTCTCGCCGGACGACATCGCGTTGCAGAACGACGAGCTGGACGGGTTCGAGTTCGTCGAACCCGCTGAGGCGTACTCCAGACTGACGAGAAACACCGCGGACCGGCTGCGCAGCGCGCTCGGCGCGAAGGCCACCGGGCGGACGGTCAACCTGGTGAACGGGACAGTGGTGTCCGCGTCGGCCTGA
- a CDS encoding ABC transporter ATP-binding protein has product MLTLTAITHAYGDVEVLHGVDLTVSGGELVALLGPSGSGKTTLLAIAGGLLSPTSGEVSTTGRPAFVLQGGALIPYLTVVENLLVRRVVAGARITAADKARAAEILEAVDLGKLANRHPAQLSGGEKQRTCVAQALFTGAPVLLADEPTSALDRDRGRAVMELLRRQAHEEGAAVLIATHDERSLDLVDRVTRIDDGALLMVGAR; this is encoded by the coding sequence ATGCTCACCCTGACCGCGATCACGCACGCCTACGGCGACGTCGAGGTCCTGCACGGCGTCGACCTGACCGTCTCCGGCGGGGAACTGGTGGCCCTCCTCGGGCCGTCCGGCTCCGGCAAGACGACCCTGCTCGCGATCGCCGGCGGCCTACTGTCCCCCACCTCCGGGGAGGTGTCGACCACCGGCCGGCCCGCGTTCGTGCTCCAGGGCGGGGCCCTGATCCCCTACCTGACCGTCGTCGAGAACCTGCTCGTCCGGCGGGTGGTGGCCGGCGCCCGGATCACCGCTGCGGACAAGGCCCGCGCCGCGGAGATCCTGGAGGCCGTCGACCTGGGCAAACTCGCCAACCGGCACCCGGCGCAGCTGTCCGGCGGGGAGAAACAGCGCACCTGCGTCGCACAGGCATTGTTCACCGGAGCCCCGGTGCTGCTCGCCGACGAGCCCACCTCGGCGCTGGACCGGGACCGGGGCCGGGCCGTGATGGAGTTACTCCGCCGGCAGGCGCACGAGGAGGGCGCTGCGGTGCTGATCGCCACCCACGACGAGCGGTCCCTGGACCTGGTCGACCGGGTGACCCGCATCGACGACGGAGCACTCCTGATGGTGGGGGCCCGCTGA
- a CDS encoding ABC transporter permease: MWFLAWREIRHSRVRFGLLATLVALVAYLVFVMTGLAVGLGEASVSGLRHLPADQLVFANNVQRSLDRSDLPADLGGRLTAAGARSATPVGFSMANLAAGDDVVSVGLLGWPTTGPMTGSTPGGGGHQASKAAPGWDGTGLLLDRSAADKGLKLGQTVRVQPGGVELTVTGFADLGTYSHTPMAYVPLSTWQQIRRTPDRVSAYLVEGHVGAVPGTEAVDKETAITSVPSYVAETGTVGLIRSFLYAGAALLIGTVFWILTLQKEGSLAVLRATGARRGLLLGSYLMEVLATLGAGVAVSGALAFGSAALLPAGVFLLTVGDTLTAAGLLTVLALAGSLVSMRRLLTVDPLLSLGRSA; encoded by the coding sequence ATGTGGTTCCTCGCCTGGCGCGAGATCCGACACAGCCGCGTCCGGTTCGGCCTGCTGGCCACCCTGGTCGCCCTCGTCGCGTACCTCGTGTTCGTCATGACCGGCCTCGCCGTCGGCCTCGGGGAGGCCTCGGTGTCCGGACTCCGGCACCTCCCCGCCGACCAGCTCGTCTTCGCCAACAACGTCCAGCGCTCCCTCGACCGCAGCGACCTGCCCGCCGACCTCGGGGGCCGGCTCACGGCGGCCGGGGCCCGGTCGGCGACCCCGGTCGGGTTCTCGATGGCCAACCTCGCGGCAGGCGACGACGTCGTCTCCGTCGGCCTCCTCGGCTGGCCGACGACCGGGCCGATGACCGGGTCGACGCCCGGCGGCGGCGGCCACCAGGCCTCGAAGGCCGCCCCCGGCTGGGACGGCACCGGCCTCCTCCTCGACCGATCGGCGGCCGACAAGGGCCTGAAACTCGGCCAGACCGTCCGGGTCCAGCCCGGCGGCGTCGAGCTGACCGTCACCGGGTTCGCCGACCTGGGCACCTACTCCCACACCCCGATGGCGTACGTGCCGCTGAGCACCTGGCAGCAGATCCGCCGCACCCCCGACCGGGTCAGCGCGTACCTCGTCGAGGGCCACGTCGGGGCCGTCCCCGGCACCGAGGCCGTCGACAAGGAGACGGCGATCACGTCGGTACCCAGCTACGTCGCCGAGACCGGCACCGTCGGCCTGATCCGGTCCTTCCTGTACGCGGGCGCCGCGCTCCTGATCGGCACCGTCTTCTGGATCCTCACCCTGCAGAAGGAGGGGTCCCTCGCGGTGCTGCGGGCCACGGGCGCGCGCAGGGGCCTGTTGCTCGGCTCGTACCTGATGGAGGTGCTCGCCACCCTCGGCGCCGGCGTCGCGGTCAGCGGGGCGCTCGCGTTCGGCAGCGCGGCCCTGCTTCCCGCCGGGGTGTTCCTGCTCACGGTCGGCGACACGCTGACCGCCGCCGGACTGCTCACCGTCCTCGCCCTCGCCGGCTCGCTGGTGTCGATGCGCCGGCTGCTCACCGTCGACCCGCTGCTCAGCCTCGGAAGGAGCGCCTGA
- a CDS encoding TetR/AcrR family transcriptional regulator codes for MPRITAPTVAEHRSRRLATLLETGRDLVTEGGPEALTLANLAKRVGLSRPSLYEYFKSREDLAAAIIEDELPRWTELVADSLAGDAPLGDKIESYVRMQLELMRDGRHAAAVALSAHALPDDARQRIRDGHLRLLEPLVEVLTGAGVAEPRLRAMLVQAIVESANRLPVADSEALITVTVSQILHGVSGN; via the coding sequence ATGCCCCGGATCACCGCACCCACCGTCGCCGAGCACCGATCCCGGCGGCTGGCGACGCTGCTGGAGACCGGCCGGGACCTGGTCACGGAGGGTGGCCCCGAGGCGCTGACCCTGGCGAACCTCGCCAAGCGGGTCGGCCTGAGCCGCCCGAGCCTGTACGAGTACTTCAAGTCCCGCGAGGACCTGGCCGCCGCGATCATCGAGGACGAGCTGCCGCGCTGGACGGAGCTGGTCGCCGACTCGCTCGCCGGGGACGCCCCGCTCGGCGACAAGATCGAGTCGTACGTCCGGATGCAGCTGGAGCTGATGCGCGACGGTCGGCACGCCGCGGCTGTGGCGCTGTCCGCGCACGCGCTGCCCGACGACGCGCGGCAGCGGATCCGCGACGGACACCTGCGCCTGCTGGAGCCGCTGGTCGAGGTGCTCACCGGGGCCGGCGTGGCGGAGCCCCGGCTGCGGGCGATGCTCGTCCAGGCGATTGTGGAATCCGCCAACCGACTGCCGGTCGCCGATTCCGAGGCGCTCATCACGGTGACCGTCAGCCAGATTCTGCACGGAGTTTCCGGGAACTAG
- a CDS encoding alpha/beta hydrolase yields the protein MNGVTMANPLNWSLVRGPLPIVVTVLGLCCLALLLARRGRTWWTWVVPIAAVAAGGLAYGVKYASDNWVKPFPDALPDSLIAWGGATLLAAGLAGAAFPRLRWRGRVAVLLAVLPVLAMSALQINKVYAFYPTLRAALGMAVKTTEFRPGDRTLITAPAGKALSDVWRPPAGMPTQGTVSEVEIPGTVSGWKPRTARVYLPPAYQSTPRAQLPVLVLLAGQPGSTADWFTFGLKERLDRYANTHDGLAPVVVFPDDLGTVPQNPLCMDSKLGNVETYLKTDVPAWVRANLQVNPNARSWVIGGYSHGGTCALQLGVRAPEVYPSFIDISGQREPTVGNHRDTVDAVFDGDAAKFAEYNPLDILRTRRFPDSAAVIAVGLKDRVYLPEQREVAAACQKAGIAVKFIERPGGHDAIVWLDSLDQSLPWLAQRTGMTH from the coding sequence GTGAACGGGGTGACGATGGCCAATCCGCTGAACTGGTCCCTGGTCCGAGGCCCACTGCCGATCGTGGTCACCGTTCTCGGTCTGTGCTGCCTAGCCCTGCTGCTCGCCCGCCGGGGCCGGACGTGGTGGACCTGGGTCGTGCCCATCGCCGCCGTGGCGGCCGGCGGCCTGGCCTACGGGGTCAAGTACGCGTCCGACAACTGGGTGAAGCCCTTCCCCGACGCGCTCCCCGACAGCCTGATCGCGTGGGGCGGCGCGACCCTGCTCGCCGCCGGGCTCGCCGGGGCGGCGTTCCCCCGGCTGCGCTGGCGGGGCCGGGTCGCCGTGTTGCTCGCCGTCCTGCCGGTGCTCGCGATGTCCGCGCTGCAGATCAACAAGGTGTACGCGTTCTACCCGACTCTGCGCGCCGCCCTCGGGATGGCCGTGAAGACCACGGAGTTCCGCCCCGGCGACCGCACCCTGATCACCGCCCCGGCAGGCAAGGCGCTCAGCGACGTGTGGAGGCCCCCGGCCGGGATGCCCACCCAGGGCACGGTGTCCGAGGTCGAGATCCCGGGCACGGTCTCCGGCTGGAAACCCAGGACCGCGCGCGTGTACCTGCCACCGGCGTACCAGAGCACCCCGCGCGCCCAGCTCCCAGTGCTCGTCCTGCTCGCAGGCCAGCCCGGGAGCACCGCCGACTGGTTCACGTTCGGGCTGAAGGAGCGGCTCGACCGGTACGCCAACACCCACGACGGGCTCGCCCCGGTGGTGGTGTTCCCCGACGATCTGGGCACCGTCCCGCAGAATCCACTGTGCATGGACTCGAAACTGGGCAATGTCGAGACGTACCTGAAGACGGACGTGCCCGCCTGGGTCCGGGCGAACCTGCAGGTCAACCCCAACGCCCGGTCCTGGGTGATCGGCGGCTACTCGCACGGCGGCACCTGCGCCCTGCAACTCGGCGTGCGGGCCCCGGAGGTCTACCCGTCGTTCATCGACATCTCCGGGCAGCGCGAGCCGACGGTCGGCAACCACCGGGACACTGTGGACGCCGTGTTCGACGGGGACGCCGCGAAGTTCGCGGAGTACAACCCATTGGACATTCTGCGCACCCGGCGGTTCCCGGACAGCGCGGCGGTGATCGCGGTCGGCCTGAAGGACAGGGTGTATCTTCCCGAACAACGCGAGGTGGCCGCCGCGTGCCAGAAAGCCGGCATCGCGGTGAAGTTCATCGAGCGGCCCGGTGGGCACGACGCGATCGTCTGGCTGGACAGCCTCGACCAGTCGCTGCCCTGGCTGGCCCAACGAACGGGGATGACGCACTGA
- a CDS encoding bifunctional lysylphosphatidylglycerol flippase/synthetase MprF yields MAETVEIPSSPVAPSKLRSVATAVWAAITHAPVTLGLVAALWIVGVVQGTIAHGPTEGAVEKWGVGLQAFRDGHWWSPVTSAMYCGGVANYVNTTLLVLVVGVSVERRIGVWRMLGLMLVSQVGGALLAVATIWIGARAEEGWLFSISNYNEMGASPAAAGLALAATFGLSALWRRRVRLLLIAGLLTWALYVGHIIDLQRFCGGAVGLLAGVLVFGRAVKGRIGAPSHAETRVLVALVVAVGALGAMLTVVVDYAIGPLSTYRDLLVFPAWTEEEVRNTCADPEFALDCRRALAGDALRGLPGLLLGLAPALLLLVIAEGLRRGRRLAWWLGLVMNLFMIGLVAWAAYQYFRHPVPNDYPGSKPDAGWILFSYLEPVLLCVVTVVILLATRRHFEVRVPRTNLVGFGLYVLGTLAVVGFGYLWIGQLVSDQFDPQPSAADLLLDLPVRLLPTGYADFFGVRLLPTGHIAKLLFGYTGLVFWVVILVGLLALFLRSRTTSEPGAADRARALLARGGSNLSYMTTWGGNDYWFAATDDAAVAYRVIGGVAVTTGDPFGEPAARRSAVAGFADFCQDNGWTPCFYSVTEDVRVAAEKLGWSAVQVAEDTVLPLPELKFSGKKWQDVRTALNNAGKAGITAQWWRFPEAPLSISEQIREISEDWVADKGLPEMGFTLGSLTELNDPQVRCLVAVDADGRVHGVTSWLPVYRDGGPVGWTLDFMRRGSTDFRGVMEFLIASAALGFKEEGAEFLSLSGAPLARLDRGDEPGVLQKLLDFTGRTLEPVYGFRSLFAFKAKFQPVYQPMFMAYPDPAALPTIASAIGRAYLPHLTPAQGLRLVRKVVG; encoded by the coding sequence ATGGCCGAGACCGTCGAGATCCCGAGCAGCCCGGTCGCGCCGTCGAAACTGCGCAGCGTCGCGACGGCGGTGTGGGCGGCGATCACGCACGCCCCGGTCACCCTGGGCCTGGTGGCCGCGCTGTGGATCGTCGGCGTCGTGCAGGGCACCATCGCGCACGGCCCCACCGAGGGCGCGGTCGAGAAGTGGGGCGTGGGCCTGCAGGCGTTCCGCGACGGACACTGGTGGAGTCCGGTCACCTCGGCGATGTACTGCGGCGGCGTCGCCAACTACGTCAACACCACCCTCCTGGTCCTCGTGGTCGGGGTCTCCGTCGAGCGCCGGATCGGCGTGTGGCGGATGCTCGGCCTGATGCTGGTCAGTCAGGTCGGCGGCGCCCTGCTGGCCGTCGCGACCATCTGGATCGGCGCGCGGGCGGAGGAGGGCTGGCTCTTCTCGATCAGCAACTACAACGAGATGGGCGCGTCCCCGGCCGCCGCCGGCCTCGCGCTGGCCGCGACGTTCGGGCTGTCGGCCCTGTGGCGCCGCCGGGTGCGCCTGCTCCTGATCGCCGGCCTGCTCACCTGGGCGCTGTACGTCGGACACATCATCGACCTGCAGCGCTTCTGCGGCGGGGCGGTCGGCCTGCTCGCCGGGGTGCTCGTGTTCGGCCGGGCCGTGAAGGGCCGGATCGGCGCACCCTCGCACGCCGAGACCCGGGTGCTCGTCGCCCTGGTGGTGGCGGTCGGCGCGCTCGGCGCGATGCTCACCGTGGTGGTGGACTACGCGATCGGGCCGCTGTCGACGTACCGCGACCTGCTCGTCTTCCCGGCTTGGACCGAGGAGGAGGTCCGCAACACGTGCGCGGACCCGGAGTTCGCGCTGGACTGCCGGCGGGCCCTGGCCGGCGACGCGCTGCGCGGGCTCCCCGGCCTGCTGCTCGGCCTCGCCCCGGCGCTGCTGCTGCTGGTGATCGCCGAGGGGCTGCGCCGGGGCCGCCGGTTGGCCTGGTGGCTCGGCCTGGTGATGAACCTGTTCATGATCGGGCTGGTGGCGTGGGCGGCGTACCAGTACTTCCGGCACCCGGTGCCCAACGACTACCCCGGCAGCAAGCCCGACGCCGGCTGGATCCTGTTCAGCTACCTCGAACCGGTGCTGCTGTGCGTGGTGACCGTCGTGATCCTGCTCGCCACCCGGCGGCACTTCGAGGTCCGGGTGCCCCGCACCAACCTGGTCGGCTTCGGGCTCTACGTGCTGGGCACCCTGGCCGTGGTCGGCTTCGGCTACCTGTGGATCGGGCAACTGGTGTCCGACCAGTTCGACCCGCAGCCGTCGGCCGCCGACCTGCTGCTGGACCTGCCGGTGCGGCTGCTGCCCACCGGGTACGCGGACTTCTTCGGGGTGCGGCTGCTGCCGACCGGGCACATCGCGAAGCTGCTGTTCGGGTACACCGGACTGGTCTTCTGGGTCGTGATCCTCGTCGGCCTGCTCGCGCTGTTCCTGCGCAGCCGGACGACGAGCGAGCCGGGTGCCGCCGACCGGGCCCGCGCGCTCCTCGCCAGGGGCGGCTCGAACCTGTCCTACATGACGACCTGGGGCGGCAACGACTACTGGTTCGCCGCCACCGACGACGCGGCCGTCGCCTACCGGGTGATCGGCGGCGTTGCGGTCACGACCGGGGACCCGTTCGGCGAGCCGGCCGCCCGGCGGTCGGCCGTGGCGGGGTTCGCCGACTTCTGCCAGGACAACGGCTGGACCCCCTGCTTCTACAGCGTCACCGAGGACGTCCGGGTCGCCGCCGAGAAGCTCGGCTGGAGCGCAGTGCAGGTCGCCGAGGACACCGTGCTGCCGCTGCCGGAGCTGAAGTTCTCCGGCAAGAAGTGGCAGGACGTGCGCACCGCGCTGAACAACGCCGGCAAGGCCGGCATCACGGCCCAGTGGTGGCGGTTCCCGGAGGCTCCGCTGTCGATCAGCGAGCAGATCCGGGAGATCTCCGAGGACTGGGTCGCCGACAAGGGCCTGCCGGAGATGGGCTTCACCCTCGGCAGCCTGACCGAACTGAACGATCCCCAGGTCAGGTGCCTGGTCGCGGTCGACGCGGACGGCAGGGTGCACGGCGTCACGAGCTGGCTTCCGGTGTACCGGGACGGCGGGCCGGTCGGCTGGACCCTGGACTTCATGCGCCGGGGTTCGACCGACTTCCGGGGCGTGATGGAGTTCCTGATCGCGTCGGCGGCGCTCGGCTTCAAGGAGGAGGGCGCGGAGTTCCTCTCCCTGTCCGGGGCCCCGCTGGCCCGCCTCGACCGGGGCGACGAGCCGGGCGTGCTGCAGAAGCTGCTCGACTTCACCGGCCGCACCCTGGAACCGGTGTACGGATTCCGGTCACTCTTCGCGTTCAAGGCGAAGTTCCAGCCGGTGTACCAGCCGATGTTCATGGCGTACCCCGACCCGGCGGCGCTGCCGACCATAGCCAGCGCGATCGGCCGGGCGTACCTGCCGCACCTCACCCCGGCTCAGGGGCTACGACTGGTCCGCAAAGTGGTCGGCTAG
- a CDS encoding cellulose binding domain-containing protein, which translates to MFARLVLAAAVAFAAPVPAWSAPPPATAHCPDAPSSTPDPQVVEVTFCVLDVWDTGFDGRLTFVNHGTAPVANWELTMTVQPAIAVSEAWGMEFRQADTKVDFWQSPGGDPVPVGGQVTYRFLARRPAGESIGSPVTACSLAGRPCHVLTHADVPPAPGPASAGSPRPALGMIRG; encoded by the coding sequence ATGTTCGCCCGCCTTGTTCTAGCGGCGGCGGTGGCGTTCGCCGCCCCCGTGCCGGCCTGGAGCGCGCCACCGCCGGCCACCGCGCACTGCCCGGACGCGCCCTCGTCGACCCCGGACCCCCAGGTCGTGGAGGTCACGTTCTGCGTGCTCGACGTGTGGGACACCGGCTTCGACGGCCGGCTGACGTTCGTCAACCACGGCACGGCCCCGGTGGCGAACTGGGAGCTGACGATGACCGTCCAGCCGGCGATCGCGGTCAGCGAGGCATGGGGGATGGAGTTCCGTCAGGCCGACACCAAGGTCGATTTCTGGCAGTCACCGGGCGGGGATCCGGTGCCGGTGGGCGGACAGGTCACCTACCGGTTCCTGGCGCGCCGGCCGGCGGGGGAGTCGATCGGGAGTCCGGTGACGGCGTGTTCGCTGGCCGGTCGGCCCTGTCATGTTCTGACGCACGCGGACGTGCCGCCGGCTCCGGGGCCGGCGTCGGCCGGTAGTCCCCGGCCGGCGCTGGGGATGATCCGGGGCTAG
- a CDS encoding acyl-CoA thioesterase, translated as MSRAIHHAQVRWSDPDQLGHINHARYLSYFEDARMELIGTSPSGTAGGPDDRGYVAARVAVDYLFPVVYRPGLTLRVETWVSRLGTSSWTLSQELFDGDTPVVRSECVLVAYSHADKASRPLAEDERAFWEKLS; from the coding sequence ATGTCGCGCGCGATCCACCACGCCCAGGTCCGCTGGTCCGATCCCGACCAGTTGGGACACATCAACCACGCCCGCTACCTGTCCTACTTCGAGGACGCCCGGATGGAACTGATCGGCACCTCCCCCTCGGGGACGGCCGGCGGCCCGGACGACCGGGGGTACGTCGCGGCGCGGGTGGCGGTCGACTACCTGTTCCCGGTGGTGTACCGGCCGGGGCTGACCCTGCGGGTCGAGACGTGGGTGAGCCGACTGGGCACGTCCTCGTGGACGCTCAGCCAGGAGCTGTTCGACGGCGACACCCCGGTGGTGCGCAGCGAGTGCGTCCTGGTCGCGTATTCGCACGCCGACAAGGCGTCGCGCCCGCTGGCCGAGGACGAGCGCGCCTTCTGGGAGAAGCTCTCCTAG
- the mycP gene encoding type VII secretion-associated serine protease mycosin, protein MQLQRRLAWFLTSVVTAVALGPLPLAGPAAADDCAGPGEQIRQVPWSQQLLAPERAWQFSRGTGVTVAVLDSGVDATQPLLNGRVQAGGNVLAGKDPKGSVDCVGHGTQVAGIIAGQPTPDLAFHGVAPDVSILPIRVSEDPDTIGASNRSATPAQFASAITTAVSAHARVIDISGVLYTDDAAVRAAISAAVAQNIVVVAAAGNHGGPNDPNPTPYPAAYPGVLGVGAIDQAGNRWANSQHGTYVGLVAPGGAVPATQRGSGLVTVDGTSIAAAFVSGAAALVIARWPHLTGPEVIRRLEATASPAPGTAPSLEYGYGVVNPYAAVTEQLSTPVPAPVAMPALTVPPVPAGQAAHEAAWARSTRIAMILAGVALVGVLVTAGAAVVIPRGRRRGWRSGTAAPPPDNPIDLEPAPPVHLFDT, encoded by the coding sequence ATGCAGTTACAGCGCCGGCTGGCCTGGTTCCTGACGTCGGTGGTCACGGCCGTCGCGCTCGGTCCGTTGCCGCTCGCGGGGCCTGCGGCGGCGGACGACTGCGCGGGCCCGGGTGAGCAGATCCGCCAGGTGCCGTGGTCGCAGCAGCTCCTCGCACCGGAGCGCGCGTGGCAGTTCAGCCGGGGCACGGGGGTGACGGTCGCCGTGCTGGACTCCGGCGTCGACGCCACCCAGCCGCTGCTGAACGGCCGGGTCCAGGCGGGTGGCAACGTGCTCGCCGGCAAGGATCCCAAGGGCAGCGTCGACTGTGTCGGGCACGGCACCCAGGTCGCGGGCATCATCGCCGGGCAGCCGACCCCTGACCTCGCCTTCCACGGCGTGGCCCCCGACGTGTCGATCCTGCCCATCCGGGTCAGCGAGGACCCGGACACGATCGGCGCGAGCAACCGTTCGGCGACCCCGGCGCAGTTCGCCAGCGCGATCACCACGGCGGTGAGCGCCCACGCCCGGGTGATCGACATCTCCGGCGTGCTGTACACGGACGACGCGGCCGTGCGCGCCGCGATCAGCGCCGCCGTCGCCCAGAACATCGTGGTGGTGGCCGCCGCCGGCAACCACGGCGGCCCGAACGACCCGAACCCGACGCCCTATCCCGCCGCCTATCCCGGCGTGCTCGGCGTCGGCGCGATCGACCAGGCCGGCAACCGTTGGGCGAACTCGCAGCACGGCACGTACGTCGGGCTCGTCGCCCCCGGCGGCGCGGTGCCCGCCACCCAGCGCGGCAGCGGACTCGTGACCGTCGACGGGACCAGCATCGCCGCGGCCTTCGTCAGCGGTGCCGCGGCGCTGGTGATCGCCCGGTGGCCCCACCTGACCGGCCCTGAGGTCATCCGCCGATTGGAGGCCACCGCCAGTCCGGCCCCGGGCACGGCGCCCAGCCTGGAGTACGGCTACGGCGTGGTGAACCCGTATGCGGCCGTCACCGAGCAACTGAGCACCCCGGTGCCCGCCCCGGTCGCGATGCCCGCGCTCACCGTGCCACCCGTGCCGGCCGGCCAGGCTGCGCACGAGGCGGCGTGGGCGCGCAGTACCCGGATCGCGATGATCCTCGCCGGGGTGGCGCTGGTCGGGGTGCTGGTCACGGCGGGTGCGGCGGTGGTGATCCCGCGCGGTCGACGCCGGGGTTGGCGGTCCGGCACGGCCGCGCCCCCGCCCGACAACCCGATCGATCTGGAGCCGGCCCCGCCGGTACACCTGTTCGACACCTGA
- a CDS encoding SMI1/KNR4 family protein, with amino-acid sequence MQIIHPGSPVLRIRYRQGVFVAPTGLPDWLLYARVIVELPATPDDLTRDELRVLRVLAANEAMVAAGDPLWEFTRADYAARTPPGWTWAHLRGGQLALVPADLHGSYRHIGGMNLTRGTAPGRGLLGEAVEQRVPTRVAERVSEAAMTSVEDHLGYQLPPRYRAFLLDTNGAGPTEPAVHAEHGFVLDQPLFGLARPDRQQDLVYANAWLADRFTPDFLAIGYVQGGMLAVRARGEDADSIWYFDDDDPRDDQAFTAAEVSASLLSRIADSVDDLWTELTLPPTDLVDAVDEWTRAGLVREVRQPAQGGWLPASMRAPWQTDGTVGEGADLLALFDAGVV; translated from the coding sequence ATGCAGATCATTCACCCTGGCTCACCGGTGCTCCGGATCCGGTACCGGCAGGGCGTGTTCGTGGCCCCCACCGGCCTCCCGGACTGGCTGCTCTACGCGCGGGTGATCGTCGAGCTGCCGGCCACCCCGGACGACCTGACCCGCGACGAGCTACGGGTGCTCCGGGTGCTCGCGGCCAACGAGGCGATGGTCGCCGCCGGTGACCCGCTGTGGGAGTTCACCCGGGCCGACTACGCCGCGCGGACCCCGCCGGGCTGGACCTGGGCGCACCTGCGGGGCGGGCAGCTCGCGCTCGTGCCCGCCGACCTGCACGGTTCCTACCGGCACATCGGCGGGATGAACCTGACCCGGGGCACGGCACCCGGCCGTGGCCTGCTGGGCGAGGCGGTCGAACAGCGCGTGCCGACCCGCGTCGCGGAGCGCGTCTCGGAGGCCGCGATGACCAGCGTCGAGGATCATCTGGGGTACCAGCTGCCGCCGCGCTACCGCGCCTTCCTGCTCGACACCAACGGCGCGGGCCCGACCGAGCCCGCGGTGCACGCCGAGCACGGCTTCGTCCTCGACCAGCCGCTGTTCGGGCTGGCCCGGCCGGACCGGCAGCAGGACCTGGTATACGCGAACGCCTGGCTGGCCGACCGGTTCACCCCGGACTTCCTGGCCATCGGGTACGTCCAGGGCGGCATGCTGGCGGTGCGGGCGCGCGGCGAGGACGCCGACTCGATCTGGTACTTCGACGACGACGATCCGCGCGACGACCAGGCGTTCACGGCCGCCGAGGTCAGCGCCTCGCTGCTCTCCCGGATCGCCGACAGCGTCGACGACCTGTGGACCGAGCTGACCCTGCCTCCGACGGACCTCGTGGACGCGGTCGACGAGTGGACCCGCGCCGGCCTGGTACGCGAGGTCCGCCAGCCCGCGCAGGGCGGCTGGTTGCCGGCGAGCATGCGTGCCCCGTGGCAGACCGACGGCACGGTCGGGGAGGGCGCGGACCTGCTCGCCCTGTTCGACGCGGGAGTGGTGTAG
- a CDS encoding toxin-antitoxin system YwqK family antitoxin, translating into MPEEVDFFHLDFDPGTYLTYHKGVLFTGESVARSRAGVLMEITAYLEGRKHGTSRGYFPDGSVHSESAYEHGEQVGAERMFHENGQLRERLTPEPEPVDFRELDFDPGTYLTFHHDYLFTGESVTRSRAGVLMETASYQDGLRHGPSRGYYPDGSLYSESTYDEGQESGASRTFYENGQLREQITYEPAGYVAKVERWDEDGDLTYEHVTGR; encoded by the coding sequence GTGCCCGAGGAGGTCGATTTCTTCCATCTGGACTTCGATCCGGGAACCTACCTCACCTACCACAAGGGAGTGCTGTTCACCGGGGAGTCGGTCGCGAGGTCCCGGGCCGGGGTGCTCATGGAGATCACCGCCTACCTGGAAGGACGCAAGCACGGCACGAGCCGGGGCTACTTCCCGGACGGGTCCGTGCACTCCGAGTCCGCCTACGAGCACGGCGAACAGGTGGGCGCCGAGCGGATGTTCCACGAGAACGGCCAGCTCCGCGAGCGGCTGACGCCAGAGCCCGAGCCGGTCGACTTCCGCGAGCTGGACTTCGACCCCGGGACCTACCTGACGTTCCACCACGACTACCTGTTCACCGGGGAGTCCGTGACCCGGTCCCGGGCCGGCGTGCTCATGGAGACCGCCTCCTATCAGGACGGGCTCAGGCACGGCCCGAGCAGGGGGTACTACCCGGACGGCTCCCTGTACTCCGAGAGCACCTACGACGAGGGGCAGGAGAGCGGCGCCAGCCGGACGTTCTACGAGAACGGCCAGCTCCGCGAGCAGATCACCTACGAGCCGGCCGGCTACGTCGCCAAGGTCGAGCGGTGGGACGAGGACGGCGACCTCACCTACGAGCACGTGACCGGCCGCTGA